The genomic segment CTCTTTCACTTTTATAGTTCCTTGCctgttttaatttcattttcagtTTCGTTCCATCGATGTTACTCATCTCTTTCAGCTGTATCGACAAATGTTTTGATGTTAAAGTTATCAAAAGGATTTACTTGAAATGCTAATCATTTCATTGGTCGGTCTTTATTGAAAAGACTTGCAAAAACCTtcgaattttttcttttgtaaagaGGAAATattgtagatgcgttttaagtgaaatttgaaaaatatactTATTTATCAATTTAAATTGGGTTTATATATACACCAAAACAATACAAGCCaacttttttataaaagaaaatggaaaaaacttTGGTGTTCTCCACTTGCAAACCCATTctggtttatatatatttgactCATATGTCCCCTATATTCAGCCAATTtactgaaataaaatttttgtttgtaggttactataagagagcacacaaaatttcgcttaaatttcaccacccatctccgagatctggcgtttctgaaaattagggtaagggggagtatccgctcccccttcagatatcaaaaaaaatatagtaccctattttcaccacgagatcattatgcaccatcagtgaaaatttcaagaaaatcggttcaaccgtttctgagtctaaggggagcacacaaacaaacacaaattgatttttatatacaagattttgacattttctaagtCTGCCCTATGTCCGCTTTTCAAAATATGTTGCGCCAAAGCTGTTTTCGGTGTTCCTTTTTCAATGTCAGCTCTGTGTTCTCCCGTGTGGTTTCTTCATTTGTTCTAGAGTTGCCATAAGTGCTGTTTAGTTTGCGTTGTATTTCGtcgaaaaatttattaattaatttgggTGGAAAACTTTTGCTTTTTAGTTTTGAAATATGGCCAGACAACTTGCAGTACGATGAAAGACTATTGCAATGAAATGCGGATACTATCACAACTGACGGAAAGGCTGAAATTTCTTTTGACATGACATGACATGATTACGGAACCATACAACAACACATAAACGGAGAAATAATTCCACAAGAATATCTTGAATCTTGAGATATTACAGGCGAATGCGGATATCAAGTCAACGAAAAACAAGATATTTAAATTGGAAATTGGTACTATGAATATACTTTCAACATCTGACGCTACGTCATTCATAAAGAAATCAAAAACACGATCAATAGAGATCTCAAAGAAGATCAGTGGGACACAACAGGTGAAGATAAATAAGATGAAGGAAAGACAATTTAACGAGTATGGCATAATATTTAACGACGAATGGTTCGAAAACAGAACGGACATACAATTACCAATAGAATACATATGGATACTGTCACTTGGCAAAAAGTTTGCAATGCCGGTTGACAACAAGAACTTCTCTCCATTAAACATTCTAACCGACTTTGAAGAATGTATGCATTCTGTCAGAAGAGAATGACAAAGAGAAATGTAGAACAAAAGTAGGAAATAGGGCTACCAACTTTAAAAGACACTTGAAAAAGAGTCCAATAGAGAAATTCATTTTGACTATACACAGAAGGCTTCAATATTTCTTATTAAACACAACGATATTATAATAACACAAGCAGACAAGGGAAATAAGACAGTGGCTATGTATAAAAAGGACTACaagcagaaaataaaaaaactactGAATGATAATGATACTTACAGGAAATTAAGATTAGATCTTAccacaaaattacaaaaatcgaACATCAACTTAATCACAGAACTtcataaaacaaatataattAATCAATGGGAGAAGAAATCACTACATTGCCAAAAATACATAAACCTAACATGCTATAAATTACCTAAATACATCGGAAATTCAAAAACTTCATAGAATTGAAACAAAGACTCAAGGACACAATAATTGAAGAAGATGAAATTCTTGTTTCCTTTGACGTTATTTCCCTCTTTACAAATATACCGGTAAACTTGGCCATCAAACTAATGATGAATAAAtgggacattaacaaaacacacacaaatataTCCAAAACAAAATTCTTACAAATACTCAATTACTGCCTCAAAGATAACAACTATTTTAACTACGACAATGAAATATGCCACCAGATATTTGGAGTGCCAACGGGAAACCCTCTTTCCTCTACAATAGAATATATAGTTTTAGACGATCTTCTTGACAATGCTATACATGatttaaataacataaaaaaaatgaaattcatATGCAAATATGTAGATGACACGCTATTGATAATTAAGAATTATGAATTAGATAAGATACAtgacatttttaacaaatacaACCAGAGAATACAATTTACATTTGAAATACAAAGGGACAATCATATAGCATATCTGGATACAAAAAAAGGAGAAATAACACCTCAATACAATTTGATTGGTACCAGAAGACTATGGCATTTGGTAGAATCATGAATTTCAAAACAataaccaaaattttaaaaaccaaTAGTTTTCCACCCAAATGAATTAATAAACTAAACGacgaaataaaacgcaaactAAACAGCACTTATGGCAACCCTACAACGAATGAAGATACCAAGCGATATTGTAGCTTCAAATACATCCCTGGATTAACAGATAACAAAAGCTTAAGAACTTTAATgaccaaaacaaacaacataaaATATGCATACAGAGCAAgttaaacaaacaacaaaatattttccaacGTCAAAACTCCAATCGACAAACAATAACAAAGCAATGTTGTTtacgaaatattgggttgcccaaaaagtaattgcggattttttaaaagaaagtaaatgcatttttaataaaacttagaatgtactttaatcaaatatataattgccattttgttcgataaccttttgctatcttcctggcaaatttagtattccacgttcATATGTAGatcttctggcctttatctgcaaaaaactgaaccaagtgcgattttatagcctcatcattgccgaaagttttaccatttaaggagttctgcaaagatcgaaataaatggtgcaaggtcagggctatatggtggatgcatcaaaagttcccagccaagctcactcagtttttggcgagtgaccaaagatgtgtgcggtctagcgttgtcctggtggaatatgacacctttacgattgaccaattctggtcgcttctccttgatggctgtattcaatttgtccaattgttgacagtaaacatccgaattaatcgtttggttccttggaagcagctcaaaatataccacacccttccaatcccaccaaacagacagcataaccttcttttggtggatatcagcctttgaagtggtttgagctggttcaccatgcttggaccatgatcgttttcgactaacgttgttgtaaacaatccatttttcatctccagttatgattcgttttaaaaacggatcgaattcattgcgtttaaggtgcatatcacaagcgttgattcggtttgttaaatgaatttctttcaatacatgtggtacacaaatatcaagctttttcaccagtccaagactttttatgtgataatgaacggttaattttggtatatttaacttctctcctatctcacgctcagttacatgaagatccaattcgattaatgctttgatttggtcatcatcaacttcatttggccgacctgaaaaatccgccattactttttgggcagcccaatagaaTGTAAGGGAACTGAAGAACAAAGATGTGACTTAGTATATGTAGGAACAACAAAACGAACGCTGCAAAcaagaatgggagacacagagctgACACTGAAAAAGGAACACAGAAAATAGTTTTGGCGCaacatattttgaaaagtggACATAGCGCAGACttatcaaaatattatataaaGAGAACAAAGAGATACACTTTAAAAAGCTTAAgaatacaacaaaaaatagATAGGACGATGAACTTGAAAGAGGACACAAACAATATTAGTATAAGTAACCGTGTTGCAATATAAAGatctatgatattaaaattgaagTTGCTTCTAATATAATTAATGTCGTGTTGTTAATGAATGTGCTTATGACGAAAAAATGCATGTGAATGTATCCTTATTTGTTTTAAGTTAATTATATTTTCATGAAGATTTGAAATTAAtgtaatattttaattaaatagacGTATCCCCTGTAGATGTCAACAAAAATTGACGAAACGTTgggacaaatgaaataaaaatgaatttttattaacGGAAATTAGATTTAAAgagcttaaaataaaatttaagaaggtTCTTGTTGTGAGTCGATTGAGTTTGTGCTGTGTGCCATTTTTGGCACGCCAAAATTGTTACTTTGGCAAAGGAACTAAATGGAACTAAGgacattatggggcttaaacaaaatCGTAGCAGGATGCTGATACTATTTCAGGTTCcgtcccctaaactcccttcaaaccgcccataataataggtatttggctcaaataataggtatttgatagcaaaaacgattttttttatatccaattttgaggccaaatatTTGGAGGTAGTCTCACCCGTCATTTAAATAGGTTTTATTTGGGATtcaaaaataaatcctgcaaaaatgggatttatttttgttaaagccCCGTTTACagtgctctttaaatccggattttataaagggaaaacaaatGATTGAGTTATTAGATTGATTAGCAATACAAAattccatgacataattaccaggtagtgtgcCGTAAACAGCTGGGTACAATTTTTCTCGGgaagtgcactatctatcaacgagtgctggttgtatgtgtgtattatagttaagaaccataacacacacaaacaacgacaaATGGCGCGAATttgtaacatactcaaaatcatagtttcactaatcactgattttgacggaTATTGCActtaacattttgttgttgggcaactgccactacctgtaaatgagtATATCttgcaaaaatccaattaaagcaGTTATTAAacctctttaaatccggatttaatggctcgatcatctgatTTCCCttcataaaatcagctgacgagaaccttaaatccggatttaatgagcaggcAGTGTAAACTGGGTTTaataaaaccagcaaaaaaacaTAGGATTTAGCATTTATAAACCCGTTGAAACCCCGTTTAAACTGCTTATTAAATggggatttaaggctctcgtcagctgattttataaagagaaatcagatgatcgagccattaaatccggatttaaagaggtTTAATAACtgctttaattggatttttgcaaGATATactcatttacaggtagtggcagttgcccaaaatcaaaatattaAGTGCAATAtccgtcaaaatcagtgattagtgaaactctgattttgagtatgttacaaATTCGCGCCATttgtcgttgtttgtgtgtgttatggttcttaactataatacacacatacaactagcactcgttgacagatagtgcacttcccgagaaaaattgtactcagctgtttacggtacactacctggtaattatgtcatggaatTTTGTATTGCTAATCAATTTCACAAATTCGTTTGTaggtccgatttcagcaaacttttttgattGAACCATGTTTTTCATTTTGTCCGTGCggctgttttcagctgttcgcgtgagaccactttTTTGAATCCACCTTGATGCGGTAAAGCTAGCCATAGACGAACGATTTGTTGGTGTGATTTGCAAATTTATTGCTGCGATTTATTGCATACCGTTTCTCCACACACGCTCGAACAAATCATAATTCGGCTGACGTTGAAGAGTAAGCATATGCTACGAAGCGGATGATGTTCATTTTGTGTTTGAACTTCGGTTtgtgcttttcttttcttttctttttttcttttgataggAAACTTAAAAAAACATGTGCGACGATGCAGCGGCTGATGCAGCTGCGCttttaattatatatacatGTTTCGACATAGAacataaaaaacaagaaaagaaaaaaatcgaaaaaaaaagaaaaagaaaatggagtgAAGAGTGGCTGCTCGAAAGAAAAAAGCATTCCCATGTAGCAACGCTCAAAAATATGGAAATGCTTACTCCAAgggattataaaaattttttacgcATGGATGTAGATACCTATGAAGAACTATTAAGGTGGGTAACGCCAGCAATAAAAAAGGAGGACACAGTGATGCGTGACGCTATTACGCCAAATGAAAGACTTTCAGCGACGTTACGCTTCCTTGCTTCTGGGCAAAGCTATGAGGACCTTAAATTTCTAACCAAAATATCGGCCCAAAGTCTTGGTGGAATCATATTGGAGACGTCGAAAGCTATTATTGCAGCACTAAAACCATTTATTAAGGTAAGTGAAAATGTTAATATCAAATTCTGGTtgcagtttattttatttttttataaatattttatttttagatgccACGCAACTCTGatgaatggaaaacaattgccAATGACTTCGAAAATAGATGGAATTTTAACCACTGCGTGGGAGCCATCGACGGAAAGCATGTGAATATAGTGAAACCGTCTAAATCTGGCTCGTACTTCTACAATTACAAGAAAAACTTCAGTATTGTGATGATGGCACTGGTGGGCGCAAATTATGAGTTTTTAATGGTCGAGGTTGGAATAAATGGAAGATGTTCAGATGCAGGTGTTTTTGCTCAGTCGAAGTTAAAGCAAATGTACGACGATTATGGATTGAATTTGCCAGCCCCGGAAATGTTACCGTTAACCGAAGATGTGGTTCCATATGTTATTGTTGGAGACGACGCCTTCCCACTTTTAGAGAACCTCATGAAGCCTTACAGTCGGCACAACTTAACAGAGGAGGAAATTATATTCAATTACCGACTATCGAGAGCTCGACGAATAGTGGAAAATGCGTTCGGAATTTTAGCGAACCGTTTTAGAATTCTGCACACAACAATTAATTTGTGCCCCGAAAAGGCTTCAATTATAACTCTTGCCTGCTGCTACTTGCATAATTACTtatgttttaaaaattcaaatatatacTTGAAACGCAGTGAGAATGAAGAGAATTTAAATTTGACTGACTTGGAACCAATTGCTCATGGTAATTCGTCAAATAACGCGAAAAATGTTCGGCACAAACTGAGCAACTATTTTAACAGCGTTGGTGCCGTACCCTGGCAGTACAATGCCTCCTAAAACCAGTCACCATTAAAACCCAGCAAAAAAATGTCCTTGAAAGTAATTAGATGGGAGCTAttaacaaacaaatattttatttacattaaATCTCTtaaatctataaaaataaaaaataaataaattcattaaTTCAGTTTTAGTTATTAATTACATTAAATACTTTGGGGGTTAGTCGatttaaacacacaaaaaaatgctATTCATATTCTAACGTGTCAAAAAGCTgctgaaatgcattttctgaTGGCACTACCTCGTCAGGTATTATATGCACGGTTTCATCTAAGTGGGTGCTGTGGTGGGATGACACTGTTGAATAAGCAGGTGAAGGTGTTGGTGTCGCATATAACGGCGTTGCCGATTCATCCGAAAAGTGGAAGCGACTGGGTGGCCTTGTTGATAAAACTGGTGAAGGTGATGGTGTTCCATGAGGTGAAATTGCGGAAAAAGACGAATATGTTGAGGAAGCAGACGCGTAAGGCTTTGAGTTTTGGTTGTtgtggtgaaaattggacaTAGGTTTCCGTGGTTGCACTTGCAAGTAAACTTGTTGTTGTACTTGTTGCTGCCCAAGGCTCACGGAACTTTGTAGCGTCAGATTGCCTAGTTGCGCGTACACAAGGGCTTCGTCCATCACcttttttgcatatattttttgcTCCGGCCTTAATTTGCGGAATGTTACTGCCCACGCTTCACCATAAATATCTGCCTCGTCCTTATTTGCTTTTGGGACagtttttttcagatggtcGACAGCCGTTTCTAGAAAATCTGTCggatcgaatttttttttctttggttcctaaaaatgaaaatattatgCATTTAGAGactgaaaataataaattacatACACAAATAAATATTCTATTACACAAGCACAATTTACTTACCTTTTCAATTTCTGCGTCAAACGTCTCATCAAACGTAGAAATGCCTTCCAACTGTGTCTCTTGGTCGAGCAAAAAATTAAGATGGTCAAAATACCACAGCGACGGCACGTATATATCCTCAGCACCTGCACCTGACCTTTCGCTTTTGCGCATCTTCTGCAGCTCCCTTCTGTACGTTGTTCGTAggcaattatattttttttttactaggtCCACCGAAGCATTTTTATCAACCTCTTTCCATTTTGTTACGAGTTTTTcccatgatttttgtttttctaatttgtctttatatttttcactttttgtttgccaaatggcattttcattttttaacacATCAAAAAATTCTATCATAAAGTCTTTGCTTGCCATTTTTTGTGTGCACTACACGACCTTTCGTTACAATGGTTGAAGAGCAACTGAAATGGCAAAATGGCTTAAAATTTGCGCAGTAGCCCACACACGTATGATTTGTTTGCCAACAAATtgcaagtttttgaaaattttcaaaaacttgcaATTTGTTCGCAAACTACCCCACAGACGTAAAAACGCGACCACAAACCCAACAAATTGCTCGAATTTATCGTTCGTCTATGGCTAGCTTAATCGGCCCTATTCTAAAATAAAACATAGcaactattacaatgaccacaCATCTTAATGTGCCATGTGAACTCCCCATTAATCGATTAATTTACTAAACTGGCAACTCTTAATTAGTCTGCGTCCGTTCAAAGTTCTAATTGTGTGAATCCCATTCGGCTAAGTTTATTCCAGAAAAGACATTTGTGTACATCGGCAGTAGAGATTTCTTAGAAGTTACAAATTAATGCGTTAGTCGTACTGCGTAGAAAGAGGAAATATGTCGTCGAAACTTGGTTCTGATTACAAAACTGTAATTAAGACTGTACTGGAGAAGACGGAAAAGGATTTTCAAGACTTTCTTGATATACTCTACGAAAATAAGCCAGAACCTTATTTGCAGCTTGCCTCCATAAACTTATTTGAAGACATATTTAAAATGACAAATAAACTTAACCAGGTCAAGTATAACATCCTTCAAATAGACGTTAACATCAAAGAAATGTCCGAAAATATCGAAGGGGAAGCAAAGGAAAAGATGGACTCCAAGAAAACTACCGAAGAATGTACCCGGAAACTTGACAATTTGAAAATTGGTAAGGAAAATGTTGAGAGTGACGATGGCACAATTGGCGAGGAAGCAACCGTTGGCAGTGATAACAAGAAAGGTAACGGTGTTGACAAGGCAGCAGCAGGTGGTGGT from the Stomoxys calcitrans chromosome 1, idStoCalc2.1, whole genome shotgun sequence genome contains:
- the LOC131994688 gene encoding uncharacterized protein LOC131994688; this translates as MCDDAAADAAALLIIYTCFDIEHKKQEKKKIEKKRKRKWSEEWLLERKKHSHVATLKNMEMLTPRDYKNFLRMDVDTYEELLRWVTPAIKKEDTVMRDAITPNERLSATLRFLASGQSYEDLKFLTKISAQSLGGIILETSKAIIAALKPFIKMPRNSDEWKTIANDFENRWNFNHCVGAIDGKHVNIVKPSKSGSYFYNYKKNFSIVMMALVGANYEFLMVEVGINGRCSDAGVFAQSKLKQMYDDYGLNLPAPEMLPLTEDVVPYVIVGDDAFPLLENLMKPYSRHNLTEEEIIFNYRLSRARRIVENAFGILANRFRILHTTINLCPEKASIITLACCYLHNYLCFKNSNIYLKRSENEENLNLTDLEPIAHGNSSNNAKNVRHKLSNYFNSVGAVPWQYNAS
- the LOC131994692 gene encoding uncharacterized protein LOC131994692, with protein sequence MASKDFMIEFFDVLKNENAIWQTKSEKYKDKLEKQKSWEKLVTKWKEVDKNASVDLVKKKYNCLRTTYRRELQKMRKSERSGAGAEDIYVPSLWYFDHLNFLLDQETQLEGISTFDETFDAEIEKEPKKKKFDPTDFLETAVDHLKKTVPKANKDEADIYGEAWAVTFRKLRPEQKIYAKKVMDEALVYAQLGNLTLQSSVSLGQQQVQQQVYLQVQPRKPMSNFHHNNQNSKPYASASSTYSSFSAISPHGTPSPSPVLSTRPPSRFHFSDESATPLYATPTPSPAYSTVSSHHSTHLDETVHIIPDEVVPSENAFQQLFDTLEYE